The region ATCAGGCGGCTTTCTGCCGTGACGGCGTGCTTCGCAAAAATGTCCAGGATAAGACCCGTACGGTCAAGTACCTTAATTCCGGGGAGTCTCTGTTCCAGGTTCCTGACCTGCGAACCTGACAAATCGTCGTCAAAAACGACCATCTTGGCGTTCAGTTCTGCAAGGGCAGCCTTGACCTCGTTCACCTTGCCTTCGCCAATGAGCGTTGCTGGGCTAAAGTTCTGCACCCTTTGCAAAAAACTCTGCACCACTTCGGCGCCTGCGGTTTCGGCGAGTCTGCCCAGTTCGGCGAGCTGTTCGGAGGCAAGCCAGGGGCGAACCTTCGGGGTAGAGATCCCCACGAGAATGCAACGTTCCTTTTCGGCCTTGTGTTCGATGGTCAAATCCTTCATACGCCCTATATATTAGCAAAAATTTTGTTATAATTGGTTGTCATTTATTATTATGGGAAAGATTAATCTAAAACGTTGGCTAACGCTTAATCCCGCTATTGCTGTAGTTGCACTCTTGGCAATAGTGGTAGTGTGTTTGTATGCATTCTATATGCGTGAGGCGTTCTTTGTGCAAATCGAGCAGACCATTGCCGAAAATACACGCAAGGAAGCCTCTGAAATAGAGACGAAACTTCGTTTTGCCCGAAGCGGAATCCAGCATATTTCTCAGATGGTTGCTCGAAAGATGGATGGCCCCGTCTTGCAGTACCCGAATTCAGTGATTCATCCGCTGCTAACGGAAAGCCCTTTTTCGAGGGTGGAGTATATTCGTGGCGATGGAATTAATATGGTGAACGGGGAGCCTGCGTTTGACGCTTCGGATAGGGAATATTTTAGGCGGGGGATTCTGGGTGAAACCGGAATTTGGATTAATTACTCGCCTCGCTATTCCAAGGAAGCCCTAGTGGATGTCTATACTCCGCTTATTTATAACGATTCCGTTGTGGGGGTACTCACGGGACTTTTGGGCGGAAATACGGACCTGCGTCCTGTTCTGGATTATAGGATCTTTGGCGAAAATACGGTGGGAATCCTGTGCGACCAGCATTTGAACATTATTGTTTCGAATGTCGTCGACAATGATTTTGGAAAATCTTTTGAATCGCGGGCGACCGAGTTCTTTCCTTCCGATGTTGTTGAACTGTTTAAGCAGAATGCCATGCTGGACGAACCGAAGGCGTTCCGTTTTTCTTCGGATGCCGGAACTTCTGTGGCCTGTGTGTTCCAGGTCGGGGGCACGGGGTGGTTTGTGGTTCAGATGGTGCCTTACCATGTGCTTACGAACTATTCCCGCTGGACAGCCTTGAGTGCGGCTGCCGCCGTCTTGATCGTCGCGCTCTTGTTTGCGGTATATATGCATTCGGCGTACAGGACGAATCGTCGGCAACAGACCGAAAACGATGGCCGCCGGCTGAATATTATCAATGCCTTGACGGAGTCGTATGGAAGTGCATTCGAAGTGGACTTGAATACGGGGCGAGTCGTTGTGTATCGACTTAATCCCAACGTGGCAAGGTTGATGCGTGAATTCGACAATCAGGACCTTTTCTATGATCAGCTGCTTGCGCACTATATCAAGCGTGCTGTCTTGCCCGAAGATTACGCGGTTCTGGGCCCCGTCGTTACCTTGGATGTCCTGCGTCGTGAATTTATCAAGCGAGACCGCTTTGAACTGGTTTATCGAGTCCTGGTGAACGGTGGAATTCATTATTTGCAGGTCCATTATGTGAAACCTTCGAGGGACCGTTCGGAATTCGTGGTGGGCTTCAAGAATATCGACGAGGCCATGACTGCCGAACTGGAAAAACGTAAGGAACTGAACGAGCAGAGAATGGAACTTGTCCGTGCCCTGGAACAGGCGCATCAGGCCGATGCGGCCAAGTCGAAGTTCCTGTTCAACATGAGTCACGATATCTGTATCCCGATGAATGCGGTTCTCGGTTACGGAAACTTGTCCAAAAAGCGCCTTGCCAGAATGAGCCTCCCGGCCGAAGAAATGTCGGTGATAGGGCATTATCTTGATAATATCCAAATGGCGGGAACCCAGCTCCTCGATATGATTCAGTCGGTGCTGAACAAGGCTCGCATTGATTCGGGTGCCGAGGTCCTGAATGAAACTCCTGTTCTTACGGTCAAGATGTCGGACTGGCTCGTGGCGACTTTTGAACAGGCCGCCCTTCAAAAGAACGTCTTGTTGCAGGTTTCTAGAAACTTCGAGCATAACTGTGTGGTTGCCGACAAGGTGAAAATTCAGCAGATTTTGCTGAACGTCGTGAGCAACGCAATCAAGTTTACCAAGGAATGGGGACTGATTCGTATTTCGCTAAGGGATTTTCCGCACGAAATGCCTGGCATGTGCTATATCGAAATGGTCGTAGAGGATACGGGTATCGGAATTTCGGAAGAATTCATGCCCCGTATTTTCAATGACTTTGAACGCGAACAGACAGCGCGTACCAGGGGTATTAGTGGCGTTGGGCTAGGACTTAGCATTGTAAAGAAACTGGTGGACCTGATGCAGGGGACGATTGAGGTGACAAGCCGCGTCGGGGAAGGAACCCGCGTTGTCATTAAGACGCCTCATGCGATTGCCGAATGGAATAGCGCTTCCAGGAACGATCTGATGGCTAAGCTTCCGGAGAATTTTGCAGGCAAGCGCGTGCTTCTGGTGGACGATGATTCCATGAACTGCGAAATCGTGGGCGATATGCTTAAGGAATGGAAAATGGACTATTCCTGCGTAGTAGACGGATCGTCCTGTATTCACAAGTTGGAATTTTCACCGTCAGGAACATTTGATGTGGTGCTGCTTAATTTGCAGTTGTCTATCCTCGACGGTTATGATGTGGTTCGCCATATCCGTAAAATGGAAAACGGCCAGAAGGCGAATATTCCCGTGATTGCGATGGCTGCCTGTACCGATGATGTGGACCGTGAAAAAATGATTTCTGTCGGAATAAACGGATTCTTGACGAAACCGATAGAAGCGGAGCAGCTGAAAGAGGCCTTGGCGAAGACTTTTATATAGATTTAGGGTATGAAACTTCGCCTGACACAGGAAACGTTGAAACGATTGAAGCGCTTTCGCAAGAATAAGCGGGCGTTTTGGTCGTTAATCGTTCTGGTGATCGCGTATCTGTTGTCGCTTACGAGTCCGTGGACGGTCAATGACGAACCTCTGTATTTGCGTTACGAGGGAAAGTCCTATTTTCCGGCTTTCGTACGTTATAGCGAAAAGGATTTTGGCGGGGAATACCAGACCGAGCAGGATTACGCTAAACTGTTTGCTGCGGTTCAGGAATGTGAAGAGGATGCTGCCGAAGGTTTTACCCGTGCAGGGGGCTGCCCTGAATTTTGGGCTTTGATGCCTCCGATTGTGCACGACCCATTAAAGGCGGACTTGAGCGAAGAAGGGGCGCCTCCGTTTGCTCCGAGTGCAAGGCATTGGCTTGGAACCGATAGCAATGGCCGTGATGTTCTTTCGCGACTGATTCATGGTTTTCGTATCTGCATCAGTTTCAGCCTGCTTTTGACGGTGCTCGGAACATTCCTCGGAATTGTGATTGGCGGAATTCAGGGGTATCTTGGAAAATTCTGGGATACGGGAATGCAACGTTTTATCGAAATCTGGTCATCGCTTCCGATGCTTTATGTGGTGATTTTGATCGGGAGCATTTACGGGCGCAGTTTCTTGCTTTTGATTCTGATTATGGCGGCGTTCAACTGGATATCGCTCAGCTACTACATGCGTGCGGAATTCCTGAAATTGCGCGGAATGACTTACGTACAGTCCGCAAAGGTTCTGGGGCTTGGACACCGTCACATATTCTTCAAGGAAATTCTGCCGAATGCGATGACTCCCGTGGTGACACTTTTCCCGTTCACGCTGATTGGTGGAATTGGGAGCCTCACGTCGCTGGACTTTTTGGGATTTGGCCTGCAACCGCCGACTCCGAGCTGGGGCGAACTCATGAGCCAGGGACTCAACAACTTGTATGCCCCCTGGATTTCCGTGAGTACGGTCGCTGCATTATTTGTGACGCTTCTCCTTACCACGTTCGTGGGCGAAGGTGTGCGTGATGCGATGGATCCGAAGTCGGGAGATAGATATGTTTGATGAAATGCGACTGAAGGATCCATGCCAAGCGAGTACGATTCATATTGATGAATCGTGGGAGCGCGGAGCAATCGACTTCGGATTTTTATTGTTGCGTAGGTCGATTGCGGAGTCGTGTGTTTATCCGAAGTCGGGAGACAGATATGTTTGATGAAATGCGACTGAAGGATTCATGCCAAGCGAGTACGATTCATATTGATGAATCGTGGGAGCGCGGAGCAATCGACTTCGGATTTTTATTGTTGCGTAGGTCGATTGCGGAGTCGTGTGTTTATCCGAAGTCGGGAGATAGATATGTTTGATGAATCCAGAAACTCTGGGCTCGTTAGTTGTCATGCCCGCGAAGGCGGGCATCTCCAGTTTGCGGGTGTCATTCTGAGCGGAGTGAAACGGAGTCGAAGAATCTAGATATGAATCCTGTACTTTCGGTGAAAAATCTTTCGGTAGCCTTCGGTTTCGACAAGAAGGGCAAACCCCGTGACGGCGTGACTCCTTTGCAGGTGACGGACCGCGTCTCGTTCGATATTTTCCCCGGAGAATTCTTTGCGCTGGTGGGGGAGTCGGGTTGCGGAAAGAGTGTGACGGCAATGAGTGTCTTGCGCCTGCTGCCGCAGCCGAGTGCGCAGATTGTCGATGGTTCGGTGCTTTACAATGCTGCGGCTGTTGAAATTGCAGAAACGGTTGAATCTTCCGTTGCCGATTCGAAAAACGCATCGGTTGATCTCGCCAAGTTGCCGCTTGCGGAATTGCAGAAAGTCCGCGGATCCGAAATAGCCTGCATTTTTCAGGAACCGATGCAAGCCTTGAATCCTGTCGTCACCATCAAGAAACAGTTGCTCGAAGTTTTCAAGTTCAGTGCTCCTTGTAAATCGCAGAAATCTGCACGGCTTTCACCTGAACGTCATTCCCAAAGTTCTTTTAGTTGTCATTCCCGACTTGATCGGGAATCTCCCTTGGCGCTTATCCGCGAACAGCTTGCGCTTGCAGGCTTCAAGGATATTGACCGCGTCTTGGAATCGTATCCGCATGAGCTTTCGGGCGGAATGTTGCAGCGAATCTGCATCGTGATGGCGCTCCTTTCGAAGCCCAAGTTGATTATTGCCGACGAACCGACGACTGCCCTCGATGTAACGGTGCAGGCGCAGGTACTCGCCGTGCTCAAGGAAATGGCGAGTCGCACCGGCACGGCGGTTCTCTTGATTACGCATAATATGGGGATTGTTTCGCAGTATGCCGACCGAGTGGCTGTGATGTATGCCGGGCGCATTGTCGAAACGGGTGCTGTCCGCGACGTGATTGATCGTCCGTTGCATCCTTATACGCAGGGGCTTCTGGCGGCAATTCCCGAAAATCACAGCGACATGCGCACCATGAAATCGATTCCTGGCTCCGTGCCGCATCCGCGTGACTTTGTCAAGGGGTGCCGTTTTGCGGACCGCTGCGAAAAATGCACCTCTGCTTCCGCTGAAATTCGCGAAAAGTGCAAGTCTTCGCAGGAACCTCCGTGCGTTGCCGCTGAAAAATCAGCGACGCATACGGCAAGTTGCTTTTTGCTTTAATTTTCGACTGAGATAAATCCGATACTGGTTCCCGTCGGTCTGAAGACCGACAGGATGACAGTCTTGTTGAAGTCCCCCTCGACCGAAGGGAGGGGGTCCAGTTCTGAATTCTGGCGCAATGACAGGTGGGGTGAGGGCTTTAGTCGAACAACTGCGGGTCAGATTCGTCGGAACCTTCGTCGTCGTTGCTACCGTCGTCGAAGCTGTCGGGCGGGGTGATTCGGGTGGCGCGTTTCACCTTCTTCGCTGTGAACTTGCTGCCCAAGGCCTTGTAACCCTTGATTTCGGCGACTTCGGTCAGGTCGAGTTCTTCCTTCTGGACTTCGCGGCCTACCTGGTATTCCATGAGTTCGCGGGCGTCGTCTGTCGCGAAGAATTCGATCATCTGCGTATCCTTATGGTCGGACACGAGGCTGAATTCCGTGGTCATGGGGCAGCCTTCCAAGTTGAAGCGTTTCACCATGTAGTTGAAGTTGCCGCCTTCGAAGTAGAGAACCGTAAAGACCTGCGCTGGGTCGAACTTGTGGATGTACTTGATGCCTGTTCCCACGAGAATCGGGTCGGCCATGTCGTGGACGCGGGCCGTACCGTTTTCCTTGACAATGAGGATCTTGTCCTTTTCGCCGAATTCGCCGATACGGTCGCCCTTCTTCTGGGTGCTGATGATGCCGGCGAGGGCGTCAAAGTAGAGAACGCGGGCACCCAGGGTGCTTACGCCCTTACGAACGCGCTTGATGCTCTTGACCGGGTACTTGGTAACGATGTTACCCATGGCACCACGGCCCTTCACATCGATAGAGCTGAAATCCACCTCGAAGTTGAGCTTGGTGCGCGGACGCGGCTTGAGTGTGACTTCCACGACTTCGGCTTCGCCGTTCAGGTTGCTCGACATGTACAGAATCTTGCTGCCGGGCGTGCCCTTACCCATAAAGTAATCCTTGTCGCGGGTGACGCCACCCACGTTGAATCGCTTGATGTAGTAGGCGCCGTCCTTGCCGTCCTGGTGAATCACGTTGTAAATGTGGCGGTCGTCGTCTTTCTTGAACTTTTCCACGAGCAAGATGTTCTTGCCCACGAAGTCCTTGTCGCTGACCTTCACGACCTTGAAGCTGCCGTCGGCCTTGAACACGATAAGGTCGTCGTATTCGGATACGTCGAAGAGGTATTCTTCCTTCTTCATGCCGGTGCCCACGAAGCCTTCCTTGCGGTTCACGTAGAGCTTCTGGTTGGCAAGAGCCACATGCACGGCTTCGACCTTGCCGAATTCCGCAATCTGCGTGCGGCGTTCCTTGCCTTCGCCGTACTTCTTGAGGATGTTCTTGAAGTGGTCGATGGTGTAGTCGGTGATGTGTTCCTGGTTGTACTTGCAGGTCGCGATGCTTTCTTCGAGTTCGCGCAGGAGCTGGTCTGCCTTTTCGCGGTCGTAATGGCTTATACGGCGGATCGGAATTTCGATGAGCTTTCCGATTTCTTCGTCGGTGATTTCCTTGCGGTGCAGGCGCTTCACATAAGGCATAAGGCCTTCGCGCACGAAGTTGATAATCTGTTCGCGGTCCTTTGCCTTCTTGATGACCTCGTAGACTTCCTTTTCGATGAAGATCTTTTCGAGCGTGGTCATGTGCCACTTGTCTTCGAGGTGCTTGAGCTCGTTGGCGAGTTCCCATTCGAGGAGCTTGACCGTATGCTCCGTGTTCATGCGGAGAATGTCGGAGACGCCGAGGAATTTCGGGTGCTTGTCGACAATCACGCAGGTGCAGGGAGAAATGGACTTTTCGCAGTCGGTAAAGGTATAGAGGGCGTTGATGGCGACCTGCGGATCTGTGCCCGGCTGCAGGTGCACGAGGATTTCGACTTCCTTGCTGGTGTTGTCGTCCACGTGCTTGATCT is a window of uncultured Fibrobacter sp. DNA encoding:
- a CDS encoding ATP-binding protein, with translation MREAFFVQIEQTIAENTRKEASEIETKLRFARSGIQHISQMVARKMDGPVLQYPNSVIHPLLTESPFSRVEYIRGDGINMVNGEPAFDASDREYFRRGILGETGIWINYSPRYSKEALVDVYTPLIYNDSVVGVLTGLLGGNTDLRPVLDYRIFGENTVGILCDQHLNIIVSNVVDNDFGKSFESRATEFFPSDVVELFKQNAMLDEPKAFRFSSDAGTSVACVFQVGGTGWFVVQMVPYHVLTNYSRWTALSAAAAVLIVALLFAVYMHSAYRTNRRQQTENDGRRLNIINALTESYGSAFEVDLNTGRVVVYRLNPNVARLMREFDNQDLFYDQLLAHYIKRAVLPEDYAVLGPVVTLDVLRREFIKRDRFELVYRVLVNGGIHYLQVHYVKPSRDRSEFVVGFKNIDEAMTAELEKRKELNEQRMELVRALEQAHQADAAKSKFLFNMSHDICIPMNAVLGYGNLSKKRLARMSLPAEEMSVIGHYLDNIQMAGTQLLDMIQSVLNKARIDSGAEVLNETPVLTVKMSDWLVATFEQAALQKNVLLQVSRNFEHNCVVADKVKIQQILLNVVSNAIKFTKEWGLIRISLRDFPHEMPGMCYIEMVVEDTGIGISEEFMPRIFNDFEREQTARTRGISGVGLGLSIVKKLVDLMQGTIEVTSRVGEGTRVVIKTPHAIAEWNSASRNDLMAKLPENFAGKRVLLVDDDSMNCEIVGDMLKEWKMDYSCVVDGSSCIHKLEFSPSGTFDVVLLNLQLSILDGYDVVRHIRKMENGQKANIPVIAMAACTDDVDREKMISVGINGFLTKPIEAEQLKEALAKTFI
- a CDS encoding ABC transporter ATP-binding protein → MNPVLSVKNLSVAFGFDKKGKPRDGVTPLQVTDRVSFDIFPGEFFALVGESGCGKSVTAMSVLRLLPQPSAQIVDGSVLYNAAAVEIAETVESSVADSKNASVDLAKLPLAELQKVRGSEIACIFQEPMQALNPVVTIKKQLLEVFKFSAPCKSQKSARLSPERHSQSSFSCHSRLDRESPLALIREQLALAGFKDIDRVLESYPHELSGGMLQRICIVMALLSKPKLIIADEPTTALDVTVQAQVLAVLKEMASRTGTAVLLITHNMGIVSQYADRVAVMYAGRIVETGAVRDVIDRPLHPYTQGLLAAIPENHSDMRTMKSIPGSVPHPRDFVKGCRFADRCEKCTSASAEIREKCKSSQEPPCVAAEKSATHTASCFLL
- a CDS encoding ABC transporter permease, whose amino-acid sequence is MKLRLTQETLKRLKRFRKNKRAFWSLIVLVIAYLLSLTSPWTVNDEPLYLRYEGKSYFPAFVRYSEKDFGGEYQTEQDYAKLFAAVQECEEDAAEGFTRAGGCPEFWALMPPIVHDPLKADLSEEGAPPFAPSARHWLGTDSNGRDVLSRLIHGFRICISFSLLLTVLGTFLGIVIGGIQGYLGKFWDTGMQRFIEIWSSLPMLYVVILIGSIYGRSFLLLILIMAAFNWISLSYYMRAEFLKLRGMTYVQSAKVLGLGHRHIFFKEILPNAMTPVVTLFPFTLIGGIGSLTSLDFLGFGLQPPTPSWGELMSQGLNNLYAPWISVSTVAALFVTLLLTTFVGEGVRDAMDPKSGDRYV
- a CDS encoding DNA gyrase/topoisomerase IV subunit A gives rise to the protein MSEEIKDSTLGLSNVNHLEKLYDGWFLDYASYVILDRAVPYYEDGLKPVQRRILHSLFENHDGRYQKVATIVGRTMAYHPHGDASIGDALVGLGQKNLLIDTQGNWGNPYTGDRAAAPRYIEGRLTPFAIDVVFNPETTEWIPSYDGRSQEPVTLPVKFPLLLAQGVDGIAVGLSTSILPHNFKELCEASIAILKGKKFTLYPDFYTGGIIDVSEYNDGQRGGKVRVRAKIEKVDNKTLAIREIPYGTTTVSLIESIVKANDKGKIKIKHVDDNTSKEVEILVHLQPGTDPQVAINALYTFTDCEKSISPCTCVIVDKHPKFLGVSDILRMNTEHTVKLLEWELANELKHLEDKWHMTTLEKIFIEKEVYEVIKKAKDREQIINFVREGLMPYVKRLHRKEITDEEIGKLIEIPIRRISHYDREKADQLLRELEESIATCKYNQEHITDYTIDHFKNILKKYGEGKERRTQIAEFGKVEAVHVALANQKLYVNRKEGFVGTGMKKEEYLFDVSEYDDLIVFKADGSFKVVKVSDKDFVGKNILLVEKFKKDDDRHIYNVIHQDGKDGAYYIKRFNVGGVTRDKDYFMGKGTPGSKILYMSSNLNGEAEVVEVTLKPRPRTKLNFEVDFSSIDVKGRGAMGNIVTKYPVKSIKRVRKGVSTLGARVLYFDALAGIISTQKKGDRIGEFGEKDKILIVKENGTARVHDMADPILVGTGIKYIHKFDPAQVFTVLYFEGGNFNYMVKRFNLEGCPMTTEFSLVSDHKDTQMIEFFATDDARELMEYQVGREVQKEELDLTEVAEIKGYKALGSKFTAKKVKRATRITPPDSFDDGSNDDEGSDESDPQLFD